A region from the Dinoroseobacter shibae DFL 12 = DSM 16493 genome encodes:
- a CDS encoding class I adenylate-forming enzyme family protein, protein MPLPDDFDPAAPCPAPFNLAGYVLAAGDEDKIALEVLGGGAVRWTFGDLRRAVAGYAAALRTEGLAPGDKLLMRLGNTVEFPLLFLAAVAAGVVPVPTSAALTVEEVDWIAADLAPALTVQAPGVAGPSRGRVVALEALVPDRDAPLAPVPGDPDRMAYVVYTSGSSGRPRAVAHAHRAIWARRMMWRDWYGMGPEDRILHAGAFNWTYTLGVGLLDPWAMGATALIPEAGTDSAALPEALAASGASIFAAVPGVYRQILKQEALPRLPRLRHGLTAGEALPDSLRAAWRDRVGTELYEALGMSECSTFISAHPGRQAPPGHAGFAQAGRRIAALDADGVEVARGTSGVLGVHRGDPGLMLGYLEGGRPRLPLTGDWFVTGDMVEIASDGAVRYLGRGDDMMNAGGFRVSPLEVEKAFHGRPEIGEAAAVEVKIKADVTVIALFYVAAAPVTEAALAAEAAQHLARYKQPRLYIPVETLPKGRTGKLDRRALRAAYEARHDQA, encoded by the coding sequence ATGCCGTTGCCCGACGATTTCGACCCCGCCGCACCCTGCCCCGCGCCATTCAACCTGGCGGGGTATGTCTTGGCCGCCGGGGATGAGGACAAGATCGCGCTGGAGGTGCTGGGCGGTGGCGCGGTGCGCTGGACCTTCGGAGATCTGCGCCGGGCGGTGGCGGGCTATGCCGCAGCACTGCGGACCGAAGGGTTGGCGCCTGGTGACAAGCTATTGATGCGGTTGGGAAATACGGTGGAGTTTCCGCTGCTGTTTCTGGCTGCGGTGGCGGCAGGCGTGGTGCCGGTGCCGACCTCGGCGGCGCTGACGGTCGAGGAGGTCGACTGGATCGCGGCGGACCTCGCCCCGGCGCTGACGGTGCAGGCGCCGGGCGTTGCGGGGCCGTCGCGGGGCCGCGTGGTGGCATTGGAGGCGCTGGTGCCGGACCGGGACGCGCCGCTGGCGCCGGTGCCGGGGGATCCGGACCGCATGGCTTACGTGGTCTATACCTCGGGCAGTTCGGGGCGGCCGCGGGCGGTGGCCCATGCGCATCGCGCGATCTGGGCCCGGCGGATGATGTGGCGCGACTGGTACGGGATGGGGCCGGAGGACCGGATCCTCCATGCCGGGGCGTTCAACTGGACCTATACGCTGGGCGTCGGGCTGCTGGATCCGTGGGCGATGGGGGCGACGGCGCTGATCCCCGAGGCCGGGACAGACAGTGCCGCCCTGCCCGAGGCGCTGGCCGCGAGTGGGGCCAGTATTTTTGCCGCGGTTCCAGGGGTATACCGACAGATTTTGAAGCAAGAAGCCCTGCCCCGGCTCCCCCGTCTGCGCCACGGGTTGACGGCGGGCGAAGCGCTGCCCGACAGCCTGCGCGCGGCGTGGCGGGACCGTGTCGGCACCGAGCTTTACGAGGCGTTGGGGATGTCGGAATGCTCCACCTTCATCTCGGCCCATCCGGGCCGACAGGCCCCCCCGGGCCATGCGGGGTTTGCCCAGGCCGGGCGGCGGATCGCGGCGCTGGACGCCGACGGGGTCGAGGTGGCGCGGGGCACATCCGGAGTTCTGGGCGTGCATCGCGGCGATCCGGGGCTGATGCTGGGCTACCTGGAGGGCGGTCGGCCCCGCCTGCCCCTGACCGGCGATTGGTTCGTGACCGGCGACATGGTGGAGATCGCCTCGGATGGCGCGGTGCGCTACCTCGGCCGGGGCGACGACATGATGAACGCGGGCGGATTCCGGGTCTCGCCACTGGAGGTCGAAAAGGCGTTCCACGGGCGGCCGGAGATTGGCGAGGCGGCGGCGGTGGAGGTGAAGATCAAGGCGGATGTCACTGTGATCGCGTTATTTTACGTCGCCGCCGCCCCGGTGACGGAGGCCGCACTTGCCGCGGAGGCCGCGCAACATCTGGCCCGGTACAAGCAGCCACGGCTTTACATTCCGGTCGAAACCCTGCCCAAGGGGCGGACCGGAAAACTGGATCGCCGGGCGCTGCGCGCGGCGTATGAGGCACGCCATGATCAAGCTTGA
- a CDS encoding DsbA family oxidoreductase has protein sequence MIKLDILSDPICPWCYIGKMALDQALGNAPDHPFTIEWHPFQLNPDMPPEGMDRTAYLQAKFGGPEGAREVYGRIEDTAKAAGLPVDFGAIQRTPNTLDAHRLIHWAGVEGRQIAVVSKLFEGYFTQGRDIGDREVLVEIAQAAEMDGEMVRRLLASDADADDILARDAHARERGVTGVPTFVVANQHVLSGAQPPELWEKVIAELREQIADQNGRNSSSSS, from the coding sequence ATGATCAAGCTTGATATACTCTCGGACCCGATCTGCCCCTGGTGCTATATTGGGAAAATGGCTCTGGATCAGGCGCTTGGCAACGCGCCCGACCACCCGTTCACCATCGAGTGGCATCCTTTCCAGCTCAACCCCGACATGCCGCCCGAGGGGATGGACCGGACCGCGTACCTGCAGGCGAAGTTCGGGGGGCCGGAGGGCGCGCGCGAGGTATACGGGCGCATCGAGGACACGGCGAAGGCCGCCGGATTGCCGGTGGATTTCGGGGCCATTCAGCGCACGCCCAACACTTTGGACGCCCACCGGCTGATCCATTGGGCGGGGGTCGAGGGGCGGCAGATCGCCGTGGTCTCGAAACTGTTCGAGGGGTATTTCACCCAAGGCCGCGATATCGGCGACCGGGAGGTGCTGGTCGAGATCGCGCAGGCCGCGGAGATGGACGGCGAGATGGTGCGCCGCCTGCTGGCGAGCGACGCGGATGCGGATGACATCCTGGCGCGGGACGCCCATGCGCGGGAGCGCGGTGTCACGGGCGTGCCGACATTTGTCGTGGCGAATCAGCATGTTCTGAGCGGTGCGCAGCCTCCGGAGCTGTGGGAGAAGGTGATCGCCGAGCTTCGGGAGCAAATCGCCGATCAGAACGGCAGAAACTCGTCATCCAGCTCGTAG
- a CDS encoding multidrug effflux MFS transporter: MPPARLSQAEFIALMAMLFATIAFSIDAMLPALPEIAAELTPGDVNRAQLIVTSFVFGMGLGTLVAGPLSDAFGRKPVIVAGAVLYCAAAGLAWAAQSLELALAARVLQGFGAAAPRVVAIAMVRDLYVGRHMARIMSLVFLIFALIPAIAPSLGAVIIHFAGWRAIFASFILFAMLSVGWMMLRQAETLAPEARRPLSVRGVADNVVEVLRDRVVRLSILAQTMAYATLFATLSSTQPVFDVTFGKAETFHLWFAVIALLASSASYINSRLVVRLGMRRMVRGVLTGQIAVSGVFLSVSVVGWPEALHFWAYFVWVTGVFFMAGMTLGNLNAIAMEPMGHIAGTAASVVGALSTMGSVLLAIPIGLLFDGTPVPGVAGVLVLCLGALAVMKVLGARGEAPA; this comes from the coding sequence ATGCCCCCCGCCCGCCTGTCCCAAGCCGAGTTCATTGCCCTGATGGCGATGCTGTTCGCGACGATTGCGTTTTCCATCGACGCGATGCTTCCCGCCCTGCCCGAGATCGCCGCCGAACTGACGCCCGGTGACGTGAACCGGGCGCAGTTGATCGTGACCTCGTTCGTATTCGGGATGGGTTTGGGCACCCTGGTGGCCGGGCCCTTGTCGGATGCCTTCGGGCGCAAGCCGGTGATCGTGGCGGGCGCGGTGCTCTATTGCGCGGCGGCGGGGCTGGCTTGGGCGGCGCAATCGCTGGAACTGGCATTGGCGGCACGGGTGCTGCAGGGGTTCGGCGCGGCCGCCCCGCGGGTGGTGGCGATCGCCATGGTGCGCGACCTCTATGTCGGGCGGCACATGGCGCGGATCATGTCGCTTGTCTTCCTGATCTTCGCGCTGATCCCGGCCATCGCGCCGAGCCTTGGCGCGGTCATCATCCATTTCGCCGGGTGGCGGGCGATTTTCGCCTCCTTCATCCTGTTTGCCATGCTGTCGGTGGGCTGGATGATGCTGCGCCAGGCCGAAACCCTGGCGCCCGAGGCGCGCAGGCCGCTCTCGGTGCGGGGTGTGGCGGACAATGTGGTCGAAGTGCTGCGCGACCGGGTGGTGCGCCTGTCGATCCTGGCGCAAACCATGGCCTATGCCACGTTATTTGCGACGCTGTCCTCGACCCAGCCGGTGTTCGATGTGACCTTCGGCAAGGCGGAGACCTTCCATCTGTGGTTCGCGGTGATCGCCCTTCTGGCGTCGAGCGCCAGCTACATCAATTCGCGGCTGGTGGTGCGGCTGGGCATGCGGCGCATGGTGCGCGGGGTGCTGACCGGGCAGATCGCGGTCTCGGGCGTGTTCCTGTCCGTGAGTGTCGTGGGCTGGCCCGAGGCACTGCATTTCTGGGCCTATTTCGTCTGGGTGACGGGGGTGTTCTTCATGGCGGGCATGACCCTGGGCAACCTCAATGCCATCGCGATGGAGCCGATGGGGCATATCGCGGGCACGGCGGCCTCGGTGGTGGGGGCGCTGTCGACCATGGGGTCGGTGTTACTGGCCATTCCCATCGGGCTGCTGTTCGACGGCACGCCGGTGCCGGGCGTTGCGGGGGTTCTGGTGCTGTGCCTCGGGGCGCTGGCCGTGATGAAGGTGCTGGGCGCGCGGGGTGAGGCGCCGGCCTGA